In the genome of Rhizobium sp. 007, one region contains:
- the repB gene encoding plasmid partitioning protein RepB has product MSRKDVFAKLNPPGAAAAESSAEIRVQKGRLRPILGSPDLIQDTSRSPVGAIGQSLSEVSERSRRADDIEKRLTEGLAVVSLDTADIDPSFIPDRMPGAAEAHDRLVSSIREQGQQVPILVRPHPESPGRYQIAFGHRRLRAIAELGTRVSAIVRDLTDEQLVVAQGQENNERQDLTYIEKARFADRLQQRFSRDVIMAAMSLYKSDLSNMLSVVARIPDALIESIGPAPTVGRRSWIELAELLSNTKSLDRAIAFTGANEVQSLPSEERFKALLAHLKPHPKKAKADVWSTRAGVRLAKVTHSDAKVEIVIDRKEAPEFASFVLDKLQSLFEEHRSKN; this is encoded by the coding sequence ATGAGCAGGAAGGACGTTTTCGCCAAACTTAACCCGCCGGGCGCCGCCGCTGCCGAGAGCTCGGCTGAAATCCGCGTCCAAAAGGGCCGTCTGCGGCCAATCCTTGGATCGCCCGATTTGATTCAGGACACGTCACGCTCTCCCGTCGGCGCGATCGGGCAGTCATTGAGCGAAGTCAGTGAACGCAGCCGCCGCGCTGACGACATCGAAAAGCGGCTCACGGAAGGCCTGGCGGTTGTTTCGCTGGACACTGCAGATATCGATCCGTCGTTCATTCCGGATCGTATGCCTGGAGCGGCCGAGGCGCATGATCGCCTTGTTAGCTCCATCCGAGAACAAGGCCAGCAGGTTCCGATCCTTGTGCGCCCGCATCCTGAAAGCCCTGGCCGCTATCAGATTGCCTTCGGCCACCGACGCCTTCGCGCCATTGCCGAGCTTGGTACTCGTGTGAGTGCCATTGTTCGAGATTTGACCGATGAGCAGCTCGTCGTCGCGCAGGGCCAGGAAAACAATGAGCGCCAGGATCTTACCTATATCGAAAAAGCTCGCTTTGCCGACAGGCTGCAGCAGCGCTTTTCTCGAGATGTGATCATGGCAGCGATGTCGCTATACAAGAGCGATTTGTCGAACATGCTGTCGGTGGTCGCTCGCATACCAGATGCGTTGATTGAATCGATCGGCCCTGCGCCGACCGTGGGCCGGCGCAGCTGGATCGAGCTTGCTGAGCTCTTGTCAAATACGAAGTCGCTGGACCGGGCTATCGCATTTACCGGAGCAAACGAGGTGCAAAGCCTTCCCTCGGAGGAACGGTTCAAGGCGCTCCTCGCACATCTGAAACCGCACCCGAAGAAGGCGAAGGCTGACGTGTGGTCAACGCGTGCTGGCGTCCGTCTTGCAAAAGTCACGCATAGCGACGCCAAGGTGGAAATCGTCATCGATCGAAAGGAGGCGCCCGAGTTCGCGTCCTTCGTTCTCGATAAGCTTCAATCTCTGTTCGAAGAGCATCGCTCGAAGAACTAA
- the repC gene encoding plasmid replication protein RepC encodes MESGYVTTPFGRRPMSLGMLASQQLAETIEPGMKRSKWKLFRAICEARPALGVTDRALTVLDALLTFYPDDEISEERGLIVFPSNAQLSLRSRGMTPATLRRHLAVLVDAGLIVRKDSPNGKRYVRRDREGAVDEAFGFSVAPLLARAAEIESLAAQAVADRELLRVTRERLTVCRRDLSKLIAAAFEEEVSGDWEGISAIFQTLLARIPRVATVEKLAPLLDEMASLRAGVINLLEKRIKTQKISANESQLERHKQNSNPEFIYELEPSFETKQGERAVANNNPNTEPSGERRLKAMIPSGKGNGGAPRAADLHAGHSLKSFPLGLVLQACPQILDYGPGGTIGNWRDLMSAAVVVRSMLGVSPSAYEEACAGMGPENAATVIACILERGGHINSAGGYLRDLTRRTEKGEFAIGPMLMALVRANAGLRRNVS; translated from the coding sequence ATGGAAAGCGGATATGTGACGACGCCCTTCGGGCGGCGGCCGATGTCGCTTGGCATGCTGGCAAGCCAGCAACTTGCCGAGACCATCGAGCCGGGGATGAAGCGTAGCAAATGGAAGCTGTTTAGGGCGATCTGCGAGGCACGGCCGGCGCTCGGCGTGACCGATCGCGCGCTGACAGTGCTCGACGCGCTCTTGACCTTCTACCCCGACGACGAAATCTCCGAGGAACGAGGTCTAATCGTCTTCCCATCGAACGCGCAGCTTTCGCTTCGCTCCCGCGGAATGACGCCTGCCACCCTTAGACGGCACCTTGCCGTCCTGGTCGATGCCGGTCTGATCGTGCGCAAGGACAGCCCGAACGGAAAACGCTACGTGCGACGCGATAGGGAAGGGGCTGTAGACGAGGCCTTCGGCTTCAGCGTCGCGCCGCTTCTCGCGCGTGCGGCCGAGATCGAAAGCCTCGCCGCCCAGGCGGTGGCCGATCGAGAACTGCTGCGAGTGACCAGGGAGCGCCTGACCGTCTGCCGGCGCGATCTTTCCAAGTTGATTGCCGCTGCCTTCGAAGAAGAGGTTTCCGGTGACTGGGAAGGCATTTCAGCGATATTTCAAACGCTCCTTGCCCGGATTCCTCGCGTTGCGACCGTCGAAAAATTGGCCCCGCTTCTCGACGAGATGGCATCGCTGCGAGCTGGGGTCATCAACCTGTTGGAAAAACGGATAAAAACACAAAAAATAAGCGCCAATGAGTCTCAACTTGAGCGCCACAAACAGAATTCAAATCCCGAATTCATCTATGAACTTGAACCAAGCTTCGAAACGAAGCAGGGCGAAAGGGCAGTGGCCAACAATAACCCGAACACCGAGCCGTCAGGTGAGCGGAGGCTAAAAGCGATGATACCTTCCGGCAAGGGCAACGGCGGAGCGCCCAGGGCGGCCGATTTGCATGCCGGTCACAGCCTGAAATCCTTCCCGCTCGGCCTTGTCCTCCAAGCCTGCCCGCAAATCCTCGACTATGGCCCCGGTGGAACGATCGGCAATTGGCGGGACCTGATGTCGGCAGCAGTGGTCGTACGATCCATGCTCGGCGTAAGTCCCTCGGCCTACGAGGAAGCCTGCGCGGGCATGGGTCCGGAAAACGCCGCAACTGTGATCGCCTGCATCCTAGAAAGGGGAGGGCATATCAACTCGGCCGGTGGTTACCTACGCGATCTGACGCGAAGGACCGAAAAAGGTGAGTTTGCGATCGGACCGATGCTGATGGCGCTTGTCCGAGCAAATGCCGGACTGCGGCGGAACGTCAGCTGA
- a CDS encoding ProQ/FinO family protein has product MQKLWTESRGVIAAGPNEIGKAEAINALLVRPIELLPRREGDAIKPFALGIWTEIRALLMKPDLPVSALRRATSVYTHSKRYYFACAQPDAKRHDVDGNPVGPVSDEDRLAAQTTALSLKANSTPASSPAVADIGTPKSNLIRAGTFGRNRDVPPVS; this is encoded by the coding sequence ATGCAGAAACTGTGGACGGAAAGCCGAGGAGTGATCGCCGCTGGGCCCAACGAGATCGGCAAGGCTGAGGCGATCAATGCGCTGCTCGTGCGACCGATCGAATTATTGCCCCGACGTGAGGGAGATGCAATCAAGCCGTTCGCACTCGGCATCTGGACCGAGATCCGTGCGCTACTAATGAAGCCTGATCTGCCGGTGAGCGCGCTGCGCCGCGCGACCTCGGTCTACACCCATTCGAAGCGCTATTACTTCGCTTGTGCGCAGCCCGATGCCAAACGCCACGACGTCGACGGAAACCCGGTCGGCCCAGTCAGTGATGAGGACAGGTTGGCGGCGCAAACCACGGCCCTCAGCTTGAAGGCCAATTCGACCCCGGCGTCATCCCCGGCAGTGGCCGACATCGGTACGCCGAAATCAAACCTCATCCGGGCCGGCACCTTCGGTCGGAACCGGGATGTTCCACCAGTCAGCTGA
- a CDS encoding DUF2278 family protein has protein sequence MPLNNYAVLKGRPINNRLASGASPHYQVLVSENGTLHRIAINVRSQDGSEVEFLVRSQFEHPVTDLLAELPEGLHKTPSQPGGVALDFIRGNLMQPWELKPLPISASGPDNDLNEKIDAYIQRAMSDEEAMIYAFGETWGPENNKADKYFGFKPGRGIHDIHFNQGNPPGRFAAQNGPWQDGGLIIEFPREKQWVAIFLKFQTQAWHSDDGDGSLIVPQDREHPNRPHAPVDRDRIPTFEVPDGLVRVIAAYVNDVRTPERETVTLLNTADVPVDLAGWQIKDKQKNAMPLSGSIAGGATQVIQIKAPVALSNKGGIITLLNAQGIKVHGVSYTKEQARQPGRTIPFQA, from the coding sequence ATGCCACTCAACAATTACGCCGTTCTCAAGGGAAGACCGATCAACAATCGCCTGGCATCGGGCGCAAGCCCGCATTATCAGGTGCTTGTCTCGGAAAACGGCACGTTGCATCGTATCGCCATAAATGTCCGCTCTCAGGATGGCAGCGAGGTCGAATTTCTCGTCCGGTCACAATTTGAGCATCCGGTCACGGATCTGCTCGCAGAGCTGCCCGAAGGGCTCCACAAGACCCCGAGCCAACCGGGTGGCGTCGCACTTGACTTCATCCGCGGCAATCTCATGCAGCCCTGGGAGCTTAAACCGCTGCCGATATCGGCATCCGGACCCGATAACGATCTGAACGAGAAGATCGATGCCTACATCCAGCGCGCCATGTCGGACGAGGAGGCGATGATCTACGCCTTTGGCGAAACATGGGGGCCCGAGAACAACAAGGCAGACAAGTATTTCGGCTTCAAGCCGGGCCGAGGCATCCACGACATTCATTTCAATCAGGGCAATCCGCCGGGCCGCTTTGCTGCGCAAAATGGGCCGTGGCAGGATGGCGGGCTGATCATCGAGTTTCCCCGTGAGAAGCAGTGGGTAGCGATCTTCCTGAAGTTCCAGACACAGGCATGGCACTCGGACGATGGCGATGGCTCTCTCATCGTGCCGCAGGATCGCGAGCATCCGAACCGGCCGCATGCGCCGGTCGACCGCGACCGCATTCCCACGTTCGAAGTGCCGGATGGTCTCGTTCGCGTCATCGCGGCATATGTCAACGACGTCAGAACACCTGAACGCGAGACGGTCACACTGCTCAACACCGCCGACGTTCCAGTCGATCTCGCCGGCTGGCAGATCAAGGACAAGCAGAAGAACGCGATGCCCCTTTCTGGCTCGATCGCGGGCGGTGCTACGCAGGTTATCCAAATCAAAGCGCCAGTGGCTCTCTCCAACAAGGGTGGGATTATCACTTTACTGAACGCCCAAGGCATAAAAGTGCACGGTGTTTCCTACACGAAAGAGCAGGCGAGACAGCCGGGGCGGACGATCCCGTTCCAGGCATAG
- a CDS encoding DUF2924 domain-containing protein — protein MVAIDVDFEVFKALTARRTTELDTYNDVIRRLLMLNPTSTSGDIRAENGCVMRGVRFPEGTLFSVTYKGRTFEGSVRNGVWTGSDGVTYASPSRAAHAVTGNNVNGWRFWLAKRPDDTDWKRLDEYR, from the coding sequence ATGGTAGCTATCGATGTTGATTTTGAGGTCTTCAAGGCCCTGACGGCACGACGCACGACCGAGTTAGATACTTACAACGATGTGATCCGGAGGTTGCTGATGTTGAATCCCACATCAACTTCTGGTGACATCCGCGCCGAAAACGGGTGTGTCATGCGAGGAGTGCGGTTTCCTGAGGGGACGCTGTTTAGTGTCACGTATAAGGGCCGAACATTTGAAGGTTCTGTTCGAAATGGCGTGTGGACCGGATCAGATGGGGTAACGTACGCCAGCCCATCGCGCGCCGCGCACGCGGTCACGGGAAACAACGTGAACGGTTGGCGCTTTTGGTTAGCAAAACGGCCGGATGACACGGATTGGAAGCGCCTCGACGAATATCGTTGA